From Caulobacter segnis, a single genomic window includes:
- the tuf gene encoding elongation factor Tu, which yields MAKEKFERTKPHCNIGTIGHVDHGKTTLTAAITITLAKSGGATAKNYADIDAAPEEKARGITINTAHVEYETANRHYAHVDCPGHADYVKNMITGAAQMDGAILVVSAADGPMPQTREHILLARQVGVPALVVFMNKVDMVDDEELLELVEMEVRELLSSYQFPGDDIPITKGSALAAVEGRDAKIGEEAILALMASVDEYIPQPERPIDLPFLMPVEDVFSISGRGTVVTGRVERGIVKVGEEVEIVGIRPVQKTTCTGVEMFRKLLDQGQAGDNVGVLLRGTKREDVERGQVLCKPGSITPHTKFVAEAYILTKEEGGRHTPFFTNYRPQFYFRTTDVTGIIKLREGVEMIMPGDNAELDVELITPIAMEEKLRFAIREGGRTVGAGVVAKIVE from the coding sequence ATGGCCAAGGAAAAGTTCGAACGCACTAAGCCGCACTGCAACATCGGCACGATTGGTCACGTTGACCATGGCAAGACGACGCTGACGGCCGCGATCACGATCACGCTGGCGAAGTCGGGCGGCGCGACCGCCAAGAACTACGCCGACATCGACGCGGCGCCGGAAGAAAAGGCCCGCGGCATCACGATCAACACCGCGCACGTCGAGTATGAGACGGCCAACCGTCACTACGCGCACGTCGACTGCCCCGGCCACGCCGACTACGTGAAGAACATGATCACGGGCGCGGCCCAGATGGACGGCGCGATCCTGGTCGTGTCGGCCGCCGACGGCCCGATGCCGCAGACCCGCGAGCACATCCTGCTGGCCCGTCAGGTCGGCGTGCCGGCCCTGGTCGTGTTCATGAACAAGGTCGACATGGTTGACGACGAAGAGCTGCTGGAGCTCGTCGAAATGGAAGTGCGCGAGCTGCTGAGCAGCTACCAGTTCCCGGGCGACGACATCCCGATCACCAAGGGTTCGGCCCTGGCCGCGGTCGAAGGCCGTGACGCCAAGATCGGCGAAGAAGCGATCCTGGCCCTGATGGCCTCGGTGGACGAGTACATCCCGCAGCCGGAACGCCCGATCGACCTGCCGTTCCTGATGCCGGTCGAAGACGTGTTCTCGATCTCGGGCCGCGGCACCGTGGTCACGGGTCGCGTCGAGCGCGGCATCGTGAAGGTCGGCGAAGAAGTCGAGATCGTCGGCATCCGTCCGGTCCAGAAGACGACCTGCACGGGCGTCGAAATGTTCCGCAAGCTGCTGGACCAAGGTCAAGCCGGCGACAACGTGGGCGTGCTGCTGCGCGGCACCAAGCGTGAAGACGTCGAGCGCGGCCAAGTGCTGTGCAAGCCCGGTTCGATCACGCCGCACACCAAGTTCGTGGCCGAAGCCTACATCCTGACCAAGGAAGAAGGCGGCCGTCACACCCCGTTCTTCACCAACTACCGTCCGCAGTTCTACTTCCGCACGACGGACGTCACCGGGATCATCAAGCTGCGCGAAGGCGTGGAAATGATCATGCCGGGCGACAACGCCGAGCTGGACGTCGAGCTGATCACCCCGATCGCCATGGAAGAGAAGCTGCGCTTCGCCATCCGTGAAGGCGGCCGCACCGTCGGCGCCGGCGTCGTCGCGAAAATCGTCGAGTAA